Proteins encoded in a region of the Verrucomicrobiota bacterium genome:
- the lpxA gene encoding acyl-ACP--UDP-N-acetylglucosamine O-acyltransferase, producing MIHPSAFVHPDAQIDPTAVIEPYAVIDGPAVIGARTRVQSHAVITGPVTAGTDNVIGYGAVVGGFPQDLSFDPGSTSFVQIGDHNVIREHCTIHRGTKPDSATVLGSHNFLMAGAHAGHNVEIGNQVILANNVLLGGYVTVGDRAFLGGGSVVHQFTRIGPIALLQGMTGVSRDIPPFAIAAGRNSVVALNVVGLKRAGFNLALRNEAKRAFDLLYRAGLNTAQARAAAAEQAWALEVAPFWAFVGTSKRGICGLAAWSRVKGGLVEGSED from the coding sequence ATGATTCACCCGTCCGCCTTCGTCCACCCCGACGCGCAGATCGATCCGACCGCGGTCATCGAACCTTACGCAGTGATTGACGGTCCGGCCGTGATCGGCGCACGCACCCGGGTCCAGAGTCACGCGGTGATAACCGGCCCGGTGACGGCCGGCACCGACAACGTGATCGGGTACGGGGCCGTGGTCGGCGGCTTCCCGCAGGACCTCAGCTTCGACCCGGGCAGCACGTCATTCGTTCAGATTGGTGACCATAACGTTATCCGGGAGCACTGCACCATTCATCGCGGCACCAAGCCGGACTCGGCGACCGTGCTGGGCTCGCATAACTTCCTGATGGCAGGCGCTCACGCCGGCCACAACGTCGAGATCGGCAACCAGGTGATTCTCGCCAACAACGTTCTGTTGGGAGGGTACGTGACCGTGGGTGACCGCGCGTTTCTGGGGGGCGGCTCTGTGGTCCATCAGTTCACCAGGATCGGCCCGATCGCACTCCTGCAAGGGATGACGGGCGTCAGCAGGGACATTCCCCCGTTTGCGATCGCGGCGGGACGGAACAGCGTGGTGGCGCTCAACGTGGTCGGCCTGAAACGGGCCGGGTTCAACCTGGCGTTACGCAACGAAGCGAAGCGCGCTTTTGACTTGCTTTACCGGGCCGGGCTGAACACGGCGCAGGCGCGGGCCGCAGCCGCTGAGCAAGCGTGGGCACTGGAGGTTGCGCCCTTCTGGGCATTCGTGGGCACCTCCAAACGCGGCATTTGCGGGCTCGCAGCCTGGAGCCGGGTCAAGGGCGGCCTGGTCGAGGGCAGTGAGGATTGA
- a CDS encoding 3D domain-containing protein: MTVVTSTIPNAASAATSGDVRHVRLTAYTHSEGGRGGRLNAHGARLHVGSAAADWSRFPYGTRFRLRGRGEVFMVDDYGSALVGTNTIDLYMPSHRSMNHWGVRHADIELLEMGDFEKSRQILKGRARHSGYVRRMLHALERR, encoded by the coding sequence TTGACGGTCGTAACATCAACCATCCCGAACGCAGCCAGTGCGGCGACTTCCGGCGACGTCCGTCACGTCCGGTTGACCGCCTACACCCATTCGGAGGGGGGTCGGGGAGGACGCCTCAATGCGCATGGTGCTCGACTCCACGTCGGGAGCGCGGCTGCTGACTGGTCGCGTTTTCCTTACGGCACCCGTTTCCGGCTACGAGGGCGAGGCGAGGTTTTTATGGTTGATGATTACGGGTCCGCCCTCGTCGGCACGAACACGATCGACCTGTACATGCCATCCCACCGGTCGATGAATCACTGGGGCGTCCGCCACGCCGACATCGAACTGCTGGAAATGGGCGATTTCGAGAAGAGCCGCCAGATCCTGAAGGGCCGCGCGCGCCACTCGGGTTACGTCCGCCGGATGCTGCACGCGCTGGAGAGGCGGTAA
- a CDS encoding LPS-assembly protein LptD, translated as MRLLLLAFALTFAVSAPLFGQAAQKNQGPVEITSDGGTRFEGGVAIADNNVQVIYGDAAIYCDHAEYNPDTHEVMARGHVRIYREGSAFTCDRAFYNLQTKEFKAADFGGQRLPFQVLGENVVNTADNRTTIWHASLTTSDSSIPDYEIRARRVRIYSNDRVIFSNVTLYVHDIPVFWFPYLYQSLNEQFSYNLSPGYTSTWGAYLLTIVTFPITDDIDATAHIDLRSNRGPALGFDVNYSFGDQDQITGRLRTYALYDTNPNVNETSLDRAPISPGRYRISYQSRAYITTDLVAQVNINKLSDPYILQDYFAAEFQVDPEPDNFAELQKRGEAYTLTALTRFQANRFFETTERLPELLGEVARVPLFNGPVFYEGQTGLANLYRSFNGGSPNPSYGSYRIDTFHQLTAPETLFGFLSVVPRAGLRATYYNPTGTFIPSPDSGTVFTPPPTGAPPGTIERRSPGIRFLYNLGVEASFKLSRAFEDVQSRWLGLDGLRHVIQPYTDFSYVNTPTLKPQSPINPIAQPGDILPFDRYIPGTQEPPIEFPQFNSIDSIDHWTIWRIGVRNRLQTRRDNSTLNWIDIDSFIDVNFKNPYELGSYSDLVTRVRFNPVPWLSLTLNSQLPVLYRNGFTEVDTYLTWTVNPSVFVSLGDAYLTHNPSLPDSHQISVQTYLRLNENWGLSVYEQYETFSGQWQLQRYQIHRDLSSWVGTLSLQVQDNGGGKRSVTLSLALTLKALPQFGLPVNLLPSSALQ; from the coding sequence ATGAGGTTACTGCTGCTTGCGTTCGCTTTAACTTTTGCCGTTAGCGCGCCACTCTTCGGGCAGGCGGCCCAAAAGAATCAAGGCCCGGTCGAGATCACTTCGGACGGCGGAACGCGCTTCGAGGGCGGGGTCGCGATCGCGGATAACAACGTGCAGGTTATCTACGGCGACGCGGCCATCTACTGTGACCACGCCGAGTACAACCCCGACACCCACGAAGTGATGGCGCGCGGGCACGTACGGATCTACCGCGAAGGCAGTGCCTTCACCTGCGATCGGGCGTTTTACAATTTGCAAACCAAAGAGTTCAAAGCGGCTGATTTCGGGGGGCAGAGGCTCCCATTTCAAGTCCTCGGCGAGAACGTGGTCAATACGGCTGACAATCGGACCACCATTTGGCATGCATCTCTGACGACCAGCGACTCGTCGATCCCGGACTATGAAATCCGGGCGCGCCGGGTACGCATCTATTCTAATGACCGCGTCATTTTCTCCAACGTCACCCTGTACGTGCACGACATCCCGGTCTTCTGGTTCCCGTACCTGTACCAGTCGCTGAACGAGCAGTTTTCTTACAACCTTTCTCCGGGCTACACCAGCACCTGGGGCGCCTACCTGCTCACGATCGTCACCTTTCCGATCACGGACGACATCGACGCGACGGCTCACATCGACCTGCGCAGCAACCGCGGGCCGGCGCTCGGCTTCGACGTGAATTACTCGTTCGGTGACCAGGACCAGATCACCGGCAGGCTGCGCACCTACGCGCTTTACGACACGAACCCCAACGTCAACGAAACCTCGCTGGACCGGGCGCCGATTTCTCCGGGCCGGTATCGGATCAGTTACCAGTCGCGCGCGTACATCACCACCGATCTGGTTGCCCAGGTCAACATCAACAAGCTCAGCGACCCCTACATTCTGCAGGACTATTTCGCCGCCGAGTTCCAGGTCGACCCGGAGCCGGATAACTTCGCCGAATTGCAAAAACGTGGGGAGGCTTACACGCTGACGGCCTTGACCCGGTTTCAGGCCAACCGGTTTTTCGAGACCACGGAACGGCTGCCGGAACTCCTTGGGGAGGTGGCTCGGGTACCGCTCTTTAACGGGCCCGTTTTCTACGAAGGCCAAACCGGTCTGGCCAACCTGTACCGGAGCTTTAACGGCGGCAGCCCGAACCCGAGTTACGGCTCGTACCGGATCGATACGTTCCACCAACTTACCGCGCCCGAGACCTTATTCGGCTTTTTGTCGGTCGTACCGCGGGCCGGCCTCCGGGCCACCTACTACAACCCGACCGGCACCTTCATCCCGAGTCCCGACAGCGGCACCGTGTTCACGCCGCCGCCCACCGGCGCCCCTCCCGGCACGATCGAGCGCAGAAGTCCCGGAATCCGGTTTCTCTACAACCTCGGGGTGGAGGCTTCCTTCAAGCTGTCGCGCGCCTTCGAGGACGTGCAGTCGCGCTGGCTCGGCCTGGACGGGCTCCGGCACGTGATCCAGCCCTACACCGATTTTTCGTACGTCAACACTCCCACCCTTAAACCTCAGAGCCCGATCAACCCGATCGCGCAACCCGGGGACATCCTGCCATTCGACCGCTACATCCCGGGCACCCAGGAGCCGCCGATCGAATTCCCGCAATTCAATTCCATCGACTCGATCGATCACTGGACCATCTGGCGGATCGGGGTGCGCAACCGGTTGCAGACCCGGCGTGACAACTCGACCCTGAACTGGATCGACATCGACTCGTTTATCGACGTGAATTTCAAGAACCCGTATGAACTGGGCTCCTATTCCGACCTCGTCACACGAGTACGCTTTAACCCGGTGCCGTGGCTCAGCCTCACCCTCAACAGCCAACTGCCGGTTCTCTACCGCAACGGATTCACCGAGGTCGATACTTACTTGACCTGGACGGTCAACCCGAGCGTGTTTGTCTCGCTCGGGGACGCCTACCTGACCCACAATCCGAGCCTGCCGGACAGCCACCAGATCAGCGTGCAGACGTACCTTCGGCTGAATGAGAACTGGGGCTTGAGCGTCTACGAGCAATACGAGACGTTTTCGGGCCAATGGCAGCTGCAACGTTACCAGATTCACCGGGACCTGAGCAGCTGGGTCGGAACGCTCAGCCTGCAGGTGCAGGACAACGGGGGCGGCAAACGCAGCGTAACCCTGTCGCTTGCCCTCACGCTGAAGGCGCTGCCGCAATTTGGCCTGCCGGTCAACCTTCTGCCGAGCAGCGCCCTTCAATAG
- a CDS encoding UDP-glucose/GDP-mannose dehydrogenase family protein yields the protein MDIAIIGSGYVGLVTGACFADVGHNVICVDNDERKVKTLLAGHIPIFEPGLEELVHRNVSAHRLHFTSSIEDGVDRSQVVFIAVPTPPQADGSVDMTYIEQVAREIAAVMKDYRVIVDKSTVPVKTGEKVANTIRRYNKAGVDFDVVSNPEFLREGCAVHDLMCPDRIVIGSSNDRALALMKKVYEPFMAPIMVTDINSAELIKHAANSFLALKISYINAISAICEASGADVEKVADGIGADKRIGRAFLNAGLGYGGSCFPKDLAAFIAISDELGVPFNLLKEVQRINRTQRERFVKRVRETLWVLKGKRIAVWGLTFKPDTDDVRSSVAIDVVNDLLREGADVVAYDPKGMDKVREWNLCKGAMLADSALDAVRDAEALVIATEWNEFEAINLEHVRKIMHTPIVFDGRNQFDPATMKDLGFRYYAIGRGDVA from the coding sequence ATGGATATAGCAATTATAGGGTCCGGGTACGTCGGGCTGGTTACCGGAGCCTGTTTCGCCGATGTCGGCCACAACGTTATCTGCGTCGACAACGACGAGCGGAAGGTCAAAACGCTGCTGGCCGGTCACATTCCGATTTTCGAACCGGGCCTCGAAGAACTCGTGCATCGGAACGTTTCGGCGCACCGGCTGCATTTTACGAGCAGCATCGAAGATGGCGTCGACCGGTCGCAGGTGGTCTTCATAGCCGTACCCACGCCGCCCCAGGCGGACGGCAGCGTTGACATGACGTACATCGAACAGGTGGCGCGCGAGATCGCCGCGGTGATGAAAGATTACCGGGTCATCGTTGATAAGAGCACCGTTCCGGTCAAGACGGGCGAAAAGGTGGCCAACACGATCCGGCGCTACAACAAGGCAGGGGTCGATTTCGACGTGGTCAGCAACCCTGAATTTCTCCGTGAAGGTTGTGCGGTTCATGACCTGATGTGCCCCGATCGCATCGTGATCGGTTCCAGCAACGACCGGGCGCTGGCGTTGATGAAGAAGGTATACGAGCCGTTTATGGCGCCGATCATGGTCACCGACATCAACAGTGCGGAGCTTATCAAACACGCTGCAAACTCGTTCCTGGCCCTCAAGATTTCTTACATCAACGCGATCTCGGCGATCTGCGAAGCCAGCGGCGCCGACGTGGAGAAAGTGGCCGACGGCATCGGGGCCGACAAACGGATCGGACGCGCCTTCCTGAATGCGGGTCTCGGCTACGGCGGCTCGTGTTTTCCGAAGGACCTGGCCGCATTTATCGCCATCAGCGACGAACTGGGCGTTCCGTTCAATCTGCTCAAAGAGGTTCAAAGAATCAACCGGACGCAGCGCGAGCGTTTCGTGAAGAGGGTTCGGGAGACCCTGTGGGTGTTGAAAGGCAAGCGGATCGCGGTTTGGGGGCTCACGTTCAAACCGGATACGGACGACGTGCGCAGTTCCGTGGCGATTGATGTCGTCAACGACTTGCTGCGGGAAGGCGCCGACGTGGTTGCCTATGATCCCAAGGGCATGGACAAAGTTCGTGAATGGAACCTGTGCAAGGGTGCCATGCTGGCCGATTCGGCCCTGGACGCCGTGCGCGACGCCGAAGCGCTGGTGATCGCCACGGAATGGAACGAGTTTGAGGCGATCAACCTCGAGCACGTCCGCAAGATCATGCATACCCCGATCGTGTTCGATGGCCGTAATCAGTTCGATCCGGCGACGATGAAAGACCTCGGATTCCGGTATTACGCGATTGGACGCGGCGACGTCGCGTAG
- the rsmB gene encoding 16S rRNA (cytosine(967)-C(5))-methyltransferase RsmB, whose amino-acid sequence MLGKNPRLCCLKALQRWEAGREFADDVLHDTLQHSGLNGVNRSFVTETFYGVIRNRSYLDFIIQHFRSSGLDLPTRQVLRLGVYQLYKMRIPDHAAVYETVNIAGPARTLVNAILRRSIVQKNEVLGELEQAPVYIRYSHPEFLFRRWENQHGPVNAERLCVWNNQPARIFVRANRLRVTPGELLESLPEAKPLPEHPDCLQVPHLPMSWINSGVAYVQDPSTLMACDLLAAQPAETVLDACAAPGGKTGYLAQLMENRGRLVATDYEKVRLHRLEHNLDRLGVANATVLQLDWLHATPPFPPQTFDAILIDAPCTNTGVIRRRTDVRWRLTPQDFGRMQRLQIRILESVLPYLKVGGRVVYSTCSIEADENDEVVHQVLAHSPEVELVTTRQVVPTRDELDGAYAALLRRTQ is encoded by the coding sequence ATGCTAGGAAAGAACCCGCGCTTATGTTGTCTAAAAGCGCTGCAGCGCTGGGAAGCGGGGCGCGAATTTGCCGACGACGTGCTGCACGACACCCTGCAGCATTCCGGGTTGAACGGGGTGAACCGCTCGTTCGTCACGGAGACGTTCTACGGGGTGATCCGGAACCGTTCGTACCTTGACTTTATCATCCAGCACTTTCGCAGCAGCGGTCTGGATCTCCCGACGCGTCAGGTTTTGCGGCTGGGGGTGTATCAGCTTTACAAGATGCGAATCCCGGACCACGCGGCGGTCTACGAGACGGTGAACATCGCCGGACCGGCGCGGACCCTGGTCAACGCCATCCTGCGCCGTTCGATCGTCCAGAAAAACGAAGTGCTGGGTGAACTCGAGCAGGCGCCGGTCTACATCCGGTACTCGCACCCGGAATTTCTCTTTCGTCGCTGGGAGAATCAGCATGGACCGGTGAACGCCGAACGTTTGTGCGTCTGGAACAACCAGCCGGCCCGCATTTTCGTGCGGGCAAATCGTCTGCGCGTTACGCCGGGTGAATTGCTGGAAAGCCTGCCCGAGGCCAAGCCGCTTCCCGAACACCCCGACTGCCTCCAGGTGCCGCACCTCCCGATGTCATGGATCAATTCGGGGGTGGCGTACGTACAGGACCCGAGCACGCTGATGGCGTGCGACCTCCTCGCCGCTCAGCCGGCCGAAACTGTGCTGGATGCATGCGCCGCGCCTGGCGGAAAAACCGGCTACCTGGCCCAGCTCATGGAAAACCGGGGCCGGCTGGTGGCGACCGATTATGAAAAGGTCCGGCTGCACCGGCTGGAGCACAACCTGGACCGGCTCGGCGTCGCAAATGCGACCGTGCTGCAGCTGGACTGGCTGCACGCGACCCCGCCTTTTCCGCCGCAGACGTTCGACGCGATTCTGATCGACGCCCCTTGCACCAACACCGGCGTCATACGGCGCCGGACCGACGTGCGCTGGCGTCTGACGCCGCAGGATTTTGGCCGGATGCAGCGCTTGCAAATCCGCATCCTGGAATCGGTGCTGCCCTACCTGAAGGTGGGCGGACGCGTTGTCTACAGCACCTGCAGCATCGAAGCGGACGAAAATGACGAAGTTGTGCACCAGGTACTGGCGCATTCTCCCGAAGTCGAACTGGTCACCACCCGCCAGGTCGTGCCGACTCGCGACGAACTGGACGGTGCATACGCCGCCCTGCTGCGCCGGACCCAATAG
- a CDS encoding aspartate 1-decarboxylase, producing MQFTLLKSKIHRACVTAANVNYEGSLTISADLAERVGLEEYERILVGNMGNGERFETYVIYGVREQGLIELNGATAYLGKPGDRLTIMSFGLFTTEEARTHQPQIIIVNERNQVVGQH from the coding sequence GTGCAATTTACGCTCCTGAAATCAAAGATCCACCGCGCTTGCGTCACCGCTGCCAACGTGAATTACGAGGGCAGCCTGACGATTTCGGCTGACTTGGCCGAGCGGGTAGGCCTGGAGGAGTACGAGCGAATTTTGGTCGGCAACATGGGTAACGGGGAGCGCTTCGAGACTTACGTCATCTACGGCGTTCGTGAACAAGGCCTCATCGAGTTAAACGGCGCGACCGCTTACCTGGGAAAGCCGGGTGACCGGCTCACGATCATGAGCTTCGGTCTTTTCACGACGGAAGAGGCGAGGACCCACCAGCCTCAGATTATCATCGTCAACGAGCGCAATCAGGTGGTGGGCCAGCACTGA
- a CDS encoding YdcF family protein yields MPSGFEAWNPVHLSPNVAGHARKNENAMSLRSFQSWINGVLPWVPAGLVVSGVIFAGTAVWAQYLVGSAGRGRLYDDLDAVPTREIGLVLGTSRLAPSGRPNQYFRARVEAAAALYHGGKVRKLILSGNGTEPDCNEPEDMRRALMNRGIPAEVLLLDPAGVRTIDSILRARTVFSARELTVISQRFHNERALFLCRAYGIDAIAFDADAVRKVSGHRAELREVLARLVAVWEACIVRRDGHAQ; encoded by the coding sequence ATGCCGTCCGGTTTTGAAGCCTGGAATCCTGTGCATCTTTCCCCTAACGTTGCCGGCCATGCCCGGAAGAACGAGAACGCCATGAGCTTACGGAGTTTTCAGTCCTGGATCAACGGAGTTCTCCCGTGGGTGCCGGCGGGATTGGTCGTTTCGGGTGTTATCTTTGCCGGAACGGCAGTCTGGGCCCAGTACCTGGTGGGCAGCGCCGGCCGGGGCCGTCTCTATGATGACCTCGACGCGGTGCCCACGCGCGAGATCGGCCTCGTCCTGGGGACATCCCGGTTAGCCCCTTCCGGGCGGCCCAACCAATATTTCCGGGCACGCGTGGAGGCGGCCGCTGCCCTTTACCACGGCGGGAAGGTTCGCAAGTTGATCCTAAGCGGCAACGGTACCGAGCCGGACTGCAATGAGCCCGAAGACATGCGGCGTGCGCTGATGAATCGCGGGATTCCCGCCGAGGTGCTGCTCCTCGACCCCGCGGGGGTGCGCACCATTGACTCGATTCTGCGCGCCCGGACCGTGTTTTCAGCCCGCGAGTTAACCGTCATTTCGCAAAGGTTTCATAATGAACGAGCCCTCTTCCTGTGCCGCGCCTATGGAATTGACGCGATCGCGTTCGACGCCGATGCCGTGAGGAAAGTATCCGGGCACCGCGCCGAATTACGCGAGGTGCTCGCACGGTTGGTGGCCGTTTGGGAGGCGTGCATCGTGCGCCGGGATGGCCATGCGCAATGA
- a CDS encoding sugar transferase translates to MLGRRQEINLQLNQLIDAAILVACLYLAYAFRKFLSTQIPSLDPLESTTAYLWLVVLIIPFGPLLLDLQGFYNVSLRKTAVRTFSQAMQALLWLCVLIGACAILFKLRISSRSVLILFTGISAVALLLKERIRIAYLRNRARRGQYRERVVLAGSTEEIEQFTRRAGTDMMAEVDIVETIDISREPIPNLVRALHQHSVGRVIFSASRAELSRVEEAIAACEVEGVEAWLVADFIRTSIARPAFDAFGAQPMLVFRSTPDVSWTLLVKRTIDLLGALAGLVLLAPLLLVAALAIKLTSPGPAIFSQERCGKHGRPFRMYKFRSMYSDAEQRRHELEAYNQMSGPVFKLDDDPRITPLGRILRKYSIDELPQLVNVLLGHMSLVGPRPLPTYEVENFANTAQRRRLSVKPGLTCLWQISGRNKVRDFETWVKLDLEYIDNWSIWLDVRILLHTVPAVLFADGAT, encoded by the coding sequence ATGCTCGGCCGGCGCCAGGAGATCAATCTGCAGCTTAACCAGCTCATCGACGCCGCCATCCTGGTCGCATGCCTTTACCTTGCGTACGCGTTCCGGAAGTTCCTAAGTACCCAGATCCCGAGCCTCGACCCGCTGGAGTCCACCACCGCATACCTCTGGCTGGTCGTGCTGATCATCCCGTTCGGGCCGTTGCTCCTGGACCTTCAGGGTTTTTATAACGTTTCCCTCCGGAAAACGGCCGTACGAACCTTTTCCCAAGCCATGCAGGCCCTGTTATGGCTTTGCGTCCTTATCGGGGCGTGCGCGATTCTTTTCAAACTCAGGATCAGCAGCCGCTCCGTGTTGATCCTGTTCACCGGCATCAGCGCCGTGGCCCTGCTTCTGAAGGAGCGAATCCGGATCGCTTACCTGCGCAACCGCGCCCGGCGAGGCCAGTATCGGGAACGGGTGGTGCTGGCGGGATCAACGGAAGAAATTGAACAATTTACCCGCCGGGCCGGCACAGACATGATGGCGGAAGTGGATATTGTCGAGACCATCGACATCTCGCGCGAACCCATTCCCAACCTGGTGCGGGCCTTGCATCAACATTCCGTCGGCCGGGTGATCTTTTCCGCTTCCCGCGCCGAACTCAGCAGGGTCGAAGAAGCGATTGCCGCCTGCGAGGTTGAAGGGGTCGAAGCATGGCTGGTGGCGGATTTTATCAGGACGTCGATTGCTCGACCGGCCTTCGACGCGTTCGGCGCCCAACCGATGCTGGTCTTTCGTTCGACCCCCGATGTCTCGTGGACGCTCCTGGTCAAGCGCACGATTGACCTGCTCGGAGCGCTCGCGGGTCTGGTGCTGCTGGCTCCCCTCCTGCTTGTCGCCGCCCTGGCGATAAAACTGACCAGCCCGGGCCCGGCCATCTTCTCGCAGGAACGCTGCGGCAAACACGGGCGGCCGTTCCGCATGTACAAATTCCGGTCCATGTACTCGGATGCCGAGCAGCGACGGCACGAACTGGAAGCGTACAACCAGATGAGCGGCCCGGTCTTCAAGCTCGATGACGACCCGCGCATCACCCCGCTCGGGCGCATCCTGCGGAAGTACAGCATCGACGAACTCCCGCAATTGGTGAACGTGTTGCTCGGGCACATGAGCCTCGTGGGGCCGCGCCCGCTGCCGACTTATGAGGTTGAAAACTTCGCCAACACGGCGCAGCGCCGGCGCTTGAGCGTGAAACCCGGGTTGACCTGCCTCTGGCAGATCAGCGGGCGCAACAAAGTCCGGGACTTTGAAACCTGGGTGAAGCTCGACCTTGAGTACATCGATAACTGGTCGATCTGGCTGGATGTTCGCATCCTCCTGCACACCGTGCCGGCGGTCTTGTTCGCCGACGGAGCCACGTAG
- a CDS encoding C39 family peptidase, protein MAGARRRFWFRIIAGLTLIALFLSALGAIGSWYYFGLRRVSASGGLYFINRYELPVRHFCQADPRWAEEPLGPTSSSLGAEGCAVTSAAMVLAYYGVEVDPDRLNQFLTAHEGYTPQGWLYWEKAAAVQPKPVAHYEDLPSYHLIDENLLRRNPVIVRVRLASGVTHFVVISGKQGFDYLIQDPAQPDERTAYPLKELVSEVDALRFYEPIGAR, encoded by the coding sequence GTGGCCGGCGCACGACGGAGGTTTTGGTTTCGAATCATCGCGGGGTTAACGCTGATCGCGCTGTTCCTGTCTGCCCTGGGAGCGATCGGATCCTGGTATTACTTCGGGTTGCGGCGGGTCTCGGCTTCAGGGGGCCTTTACTTCATCAATCGGTATGAGTTGCCCGTGCGTCATTTCTGCCAAGCCGACCCGCGCTGGGCGGAGGAACCGCTCGGGCCGACCTCATCCTCTCTGGGCGCTGAGGGCTGCGCCGTGACCAGCGCCGCCATGGTCCTGGCTTATTATGGGGTGGAGGTTGATCCCGATCGGCTCAATCAGTTTTTGACCGCGCACGAAGGCTATACACCGCAGGGCTGGCTGTACTGGGAAAAGGCGGCTGCCGTCCAGCCGAAGCCGGTCGCTCACTATGAAGACCTGCCTTCTTACCACCTTATCGACGAGAACTTGTTGCGGAGAAATCCGGTGATTGTCCGGGTGCGTCTGGCCAGCGGGGTTACCCACTTTGTCGTGATCTCCGGCAAGCAAGGGTTCGATTACCTGATTCAGGATCCCGCCCAGCCGGATGAACGGACGGCTTACCCTTTGAAGGAACTGGTGTCCGAGGTCGACGCGTTGCGGTTCTACGAGCCGATCGGCGCCCGATGA
- a CDS encoding CHASE3 domain-containing protein, translating into MSLSASYYNRKVLLAVVIIVPLVVAGVFYLVSLELSADQERAMQALRRTNEVIARVNDLSRSLHEAESGARGYLLTGDPLYLTHVRYARLQSLILLPYLERLMQDDLLQSQRLVELRTAIHDKFADVEQLIGLVETRRRDDAVRLFNEHAGLKKMRSIRATLDVIGDEEQKVLAAGRKAVRTKMTVRENLFTALLFLAASVVVGAGILALRVQQLQGIITICAWTQRVNYKGRWMRMEEFLWERFRVRVSHGISEEAFDGVMGIVGKNLTVSDHRGDRAAEVKHDDGRQTTRWG; encoded by the coding sequence ATGAGCCTTAGCGCCTCCTATTACAATCGCAAGGTTCTACTTGCCGTAGTGATCATCGTACCGTTGGTGGTCGCAGGGGTCTTTTACCTTGTGTCGTTGGAGCTGAGCGCCGATCAGGAGCGGGCGATGCAGGCACTCCGCCGTACGAACGAAGTGATTGCACGCGTCAACGACCTGAGCCGCTCGCTGCACGAAGCGGAAAGCGGTGCACGCGGATACCTGCTGACCGGTGATCCCCTTTACCTCACGCATGTCCGATACGCGCGTCTGCAGTCCCTCATCCTGCTGCCTTACCTGGAGCGATTGATGCAGGATGACCTCCTGCAGTCACAACGGCTGGTGGAGCTGCGAACCGCCATCCACGACAAGTTTGCGGACGTGGAACAGCTCATTGGCTTGGTGGAGACGCGCCGCCGGGACGACGCGGTCCGGCTTTTCAACGAGCACGCCGGGCTGAAAAAAATGCGCTCCATCCGCGCAACCCTGGACGTGATCGGCGACGAGGAACAAAAGGTGCTCGCAGCGGGCCGAAAGGCCGTTCGCACCAAGATGACGGTCCGCGAAAACCTGTTTACCGCATTACTGTTTCTGGCTGCGAGCGTGGTGGTGGGGGCCGGCATCCTGGCGCTTCGCGTCCAGCAGTTGCAGGGCATCATTACGATTTGCGCGTGGACCCAGCGCGTGAATTATAAGGGACGATGGATGCGCATGGAAGAATTCCTCTGGGAACGGTTTCGCGTCAGAGTTTCGCATGGAATTTCCGAGGAGGCGTTTGACGGGGTGATGGGTATCGTTGGCAAGAACCTCACGGTTTCCGACCATCGCGGCGACCGGGCGGCAGAGGTGAAGCACGACGATGGGCGGCAGACGACGCGTTGGGGTTAG